Proteins from one Hemicordylus capensis ecotype Gifberg chromosome 7, rHemCap1.1.pri, whole genome shotgun sequence genomic window:
- the PIGV gene encoding GPI mannosyltransferase 2 isoform X2, producing MTQSIASEAGMQLRKGKDPRCRELIQFAVLCRAITLLLQAIFNLLIPDHAADAFSPPRLSESGFCDWLVEKLLGGLSRWDAEHFLFIAEYGYVYEHNGAFFPLFPLSLQVVAETVLWPLRGFLCLRSRLLLSAALLNSLFSVLASWALYELGCAVLQCHRKAFLSAIFFCLTPANVFMAAAYSESMFALLVFGAMWQLEKGRRWTSTLLFAVATGVRSNGLINAGFLLYSRTKHFASQLQAETGSGTKLWQIPRQFLIWAASLVVMSIPVFLPFALFQFYAFLKFCKPSISPEFALPEPLLQLAVEKGYRVAGLKGVEPQWCSWDLPVLYTYIQDAYWNVGFLRYFELKQIPNFLLAAPTIVLGSWAAWRYIRANPWHCLVLGLLRRKAGGVKREDSGKPAAGFCSPGVLVYLVHAMALLIFGTFCMHVQVLTRFLGSSSPVLYWFFAHLLHDHEPLLQNRDQSTGHATLHFEKPSLGNSLPSGNRNENLVLALLSNWRQTTTLTKCILAYVLSYWLLGLVLHCNFFPWT from the exons ATGACCCAGTCGATAGCTTCGGAGGCTGGAATGCAGCTGCGGAAAGGGAAAGATCCTCGTTGCCGAGAGCTGATTCAGTTTGCAGTGCTGTGCAGAGCCATCACACTCCTGCTGCAG GCCATTTTCAACCTGCTGATCCCGGACCATGCTGCAGACGCTTTCTCCCCGCCCCGCTTGTCTGAGTCTGGATTCTGTGACTGGCTCGTGGAAAAGCTTCTGGGCGGTCTGTCCCGTTGGGATGCGGAGCACTTCTTGTTCATCGCGGAGTATGGCTACGTGTACGAGCACAACGGTGCCTTCTTCCCCCTGTTTCCCCTGAGCCTGCAAGTGGTGGCAGAGACGGTGCTGTGGCCTCTTCGAGGCTTCCTGTGCCTCAGGAGCCGCCTGCTCCTTTCTGCGGCTCTGCTCAACTCCCTCTTCTCTGTCCTGGCCTCTTGGGCCCTCTATGAGCTGGGCTGCGCGGTCCTGCAGTGCCACAGGAAGGCCTTCCTGTCGGCCATCTTCTTCTGCCTCACCCCTGCTAACGTCTTCATGGCAGCTGCTTATTCAGAAAGCATGTTTGCCCTCTTGGTGTTTGGAGCCATGTGGCAGCTAGAAAAGGGGCGGCGTTGGACCAGCACCCTTCTCTTTGCCGTCGCCACTGGCGTGCGCTCCAACGGGCTAATCAATGCTGGGTTTCTCCTCTATTCCCGGACAAAACACTTTGCTTCCCAGCTCCAAGCAGAGACAGGAAGTGGAACAAAGTTGTGGCAGATCCCGCGTCAGTTCCTAATCTGGGCCGCTTCTCTGGTGGTGATGTCCATCCCTGTTTTCCTACCTTTTGCTTTGTTTCAGTTCTACGCCTTCCTCAAGTTCTGCAAGCCCAGTATTAGCCCTGAGTTTGCTCTCCCAGAGCCACTGTTGCAGCTAGCTGTGGAGAAAGGGTATCGTGTTGCAGGATTAAAGGGTGTGGAACCCCAGTGGTGCTCCTGGGATTTGCCTGTGCTGTACACCTATATTCAAGACGCCTACTGGAATGTGGGCTTTCTCAGGTACTTTGAGCTCAAACAGATCCCCAACTTCCTTTTGGCTGCACCCACTATTGTGCTGGGCTCTTGGGCAGCCTGGAGGTACATCCGTGCAAATCCCTGGCACTGCCTCGTGCTTGGCCTGCTGAGAAGAAAGGCTGGAGGAGTGAAGAGAGAAGACTCTGGCAAGCCGGCTGCTGGATTCTGCTCTCCAGGTGTATTGGTTTACCTCGTCCATGCCATGGCTCTCTTGATatttgggaccttttgcatgcacgTTCAG gttctTACAAGATTTTTGGGCTCCTCTTCACCAGTCCTTTACTGGTTTTTTGCTCATCTCCTTCATGACCACGAACCTCTCCTGCAGAACAGAGACCAATCTACGGGGCATGCTACACTCCACTTTGAGAAGCCTTCCTTAGGCAATTCTCTTCCGAGCgggaacagaaatgaaaacctgGTGCTAGCACTCTTGAGTAACTGGCGACAGACTACCACTCTCACCAAATGCATTCTAGCATATGTCCTTtcctattggctgctggggctggttCTTCACTGTAATTTCTTTCCTTGGACATAA
- the PIGV gene encoding GPI mannosyltransferase 2 isoform X3, translating into MTQSIASEAGMQLRKGKDPRCRELIQFAVLCRAITLLLQAIFNLLIPDHAADAFSPPRLSESGFCDWLVEKLLGGLSRWDAEHFLFIAEYGYVYEHNGAFFPLFPLSLQVVAETVLWPLRGFLCLRSRLLLSAALLNSLFSVLASWALYELGCAVLQCHRKAFLSAIFFCLTPANVFMAAAYSESMFALLVFGAMWQLEKGRRWTSTLLFAVATGVRSNGLINAGFLLYSRTKHFASQLQAETGSGTKLWQIPRQFLIWAASLVVMSIPVFLPFALFQFYAFLKFCKPSISPEFALPEPLLQLAVEKGYRVAGLKGVEPQWCSWDLPVLYTYIQDAYWNVGFLRYFELKQIPNFLLAAPTIVLGSWAAWRYIRANPWHCLVLGLLRRKAGGVKREDSGKPAAGFCSPGVLVYLVHAMALLIFGTFCMHVQDPLLLRSSWIE; encoded by the exons ATGACCCAGTCGATAGCTTCGGAGGCTGGAATGCAGCTGCGGAAAGGGAAAGATCCTCGTTGCCGAGAGCTGATTCAGTTTGCAGTGCTGTGCAGAGCCATCACACTCCTGCTGCAG GCCATTTTCAACCTGCTGATCCCGGACCATGCTGCAGACGCTTTCTCCCCGCCCCGCTTGTCTGAGTCTGGATTCTGTGACTGGCTCGTGGAAAAGCTTCTGGGCGGTCTGTCCCGTTGGGATGCGGAGCACTTCTTGTTCATCGCGGAGTATGGCTACGTGTACGAGCACAACGGTGCCTTCTTCCCCCTGTTTCCCCTGAGCCTGCAAGTGGTGGCAGAGACGGTGCTGTGGCCTCTTCGAGGCTTCCTGTGCCTCAGGAGCCGCCTGCTCCTTTCTGCGGCTCTGCTCAACTCCCTCTTCTCTGTCCTGGCCTCTTGGGCCCTCTATGAGCTGGGCTGCGCGGTCCTGCAGTGCCACAGGAAGGCCTTCCTGTCGGCCATCTTCTTCTGCCTCACCCCTGCTAACGTCTTCATGGCAGCTGCTTATTCAGAAAGCATGTTTGCCCTCTTGGTGTTTGGAGCCATGTGGCAGCTAGAAAAGGGGCGGCGTTGGACCAGCACCCTTCTCTTTGCCGTCGCCACTGGCGTGCGCTCCAACGGGCTAATCAATGCTGGGTTTCTCCTCTATTCCCGGACAAAACACTTTGCTTCCCAGCTCCAAGCAGAGACAGGAAGTGGAACAAAGTTGTGGCAGATCCCGCGTCAGTTCCTAATCTGGGCCGCTTCTCTGGTGGTGATGTCCATCCCTGTTTTCCTACCTTTTGCTTTGTTTCAGTTCTACGCCTTCCTCAAGTTCTGCAAGCCCAGTATTAGCCCTGAGTTTGCTCTCCCAGAGCCACTGTTGCAGCTAGCTGTGGAGAAAGGGTATCGTGTTGCAGGATTAAAGGGTGTGGAACCCCAGTGGTGCTCCTGGGATTTGCCTGTGCTGTACACCTATATTCAAGACGCCTACTGGAATGTGGGCTTTCTCAGGTACTTTGAGCTCAAACAGATCCCCAACTTCCTTTTGGCTGCACCCACTATTGTGCTGGGCTCTTGGGCAGCCTGGAGGTACATCCGTGCAAATCCCTGGCACTGCCTCGTGCTTGGCCTGCTGAGAAGAAAGGCTGGAGGAGTGAAGAGAGAAGACTCTGGCAAGCCGGCTGCTGGATTCTGCTCTCCAGGTGTATTGGTTTACCTCGTCCATGCCATGGCTCTCTTGATatttgggaccttttgcatgcacgTTCAG GATCCCTTGCTTTTAAGGAGCAGCTGGATTGAATGA
- the PIGV gene encoding GPI mannosyltransferase 2 isoform X1, whose amino-acid sequence MTQSIASEAGMQLRKGKDPRCRELIQFAVLCRAITLLLQAIFNLLIPDHAADAFSPPRLSESGFCDWLVEKLLGGLSRWDAEHFLFIAEYGYVYEHNGAFFPLFPLSLQVVAETVLWPLRGFLCLRSRLLLSAALLNSLFSVLASWALYELGCAVLQCHRKAFLSAIFFCLTPANVFMAAAYSESMFALLVFGAMWQLEKGRRWTSTLLFAVATGVRSNGLINAGFLLYSRTKHFASQLQAETGSGTKLWQIPRQFLIWAASLVVMSIPVFLPFALFQFYAFLKFCKPSISPEFALPEPLLQLAVEKGYRVAGLKGVEPQWCSWDLPVLYTYIQDAYWNVGFLRYFELKQIPNFLLAAPTIVLGSWAAWRYIRANPWHCLVLGLLRRKAGGVKREDSGKPAAGFCSPGVLVYLVHAMALLIFGTFCMHVQDTTTTGTGLVPLVSTTTMRWPATVQYACAPLGPTGSSVPTAPLPMPAPAEKLKKRKHLQMDIDPPKKKKKLAILVPLPGTQWNILWSNPQGITSEDLEETTGVNEFCPHTGLSNLKGTHADTDPEVATDPTDTNVLQ is encoded by the exons ATGACCCAGTCGATAGCTTCGGAGGCTGGAATGCAGCTGCGGAAAGGGAAAGATCCTCGTTGCCGAGAGCTGATTCAGTTTGCAGTGCTGTGCAGAGCCATCACACTCCTGCTGCAG GCCATTTTCAACCTGCTGATCCCGGACCATGCTGCAGACGCTTTCTCCCCGCCCCGCTTGTCTGAGTCTGGATTCTGTGACTGGCTCGTGGAAAAGCTTCTGGGCGGTCTGTCCCGTTGGGATGCGGAGCACTTCTTGTTCATCGCGGAGTATGGCTACGTGTACGAGCACAACGGTGCCTTCTTCCCCCTGTTTCCCCTGAGCCTGCAAGTGGTGGCAGAGACGGTGCTGTGGCCTCTTCGAGGCTTCCTGTGCCTCAGGAGCCGCCTGCTCCTTTCTGCGGCTCTGCTCAACTCCCTCTTCTCTGTCCTGGCCTCTTGGGCCCTCTATGAGCTGGGCTGCGCGGTCCTGCAGTGCCACAGGAAGGCCTTCCTGTCGGCCATCTTCTTCTGCCTCACCCCTGCTAACGTCTTCATGGCAGCTGCTTATTCAGAAAGCATGTTTGCCCTCTTGGTGTTTGGAGCCATGTGGCAGCTAGAAAAGGGGCGGCGTTGGACCAGCACCCTTCTCTTTGCCGTCGCCACTGGCGTGCGCTCCAACGGGCTAATCAATGCTGGGTTTCTCCTCTATTCCCGGACAAAACACTTTGCTTCCCAGCTCCAAGCAGAGACAGGAAGTGGAACAAAGTTGTGGCAGATCCCGCGTCAGTTCCTAATCTGGGCCGCTTCTCTGGTGGTGATGTCCATCCCTGTTTTCCTACCTTTTGCTTTGTTTCAGTTCTACGCCTTCCTCAAGTTCTGCAAGCCCAGTATTAGCCCTGAGTTTGCTCTCCCAGAGCCACTGTTGCAGCTAGCTGTGGAGAAAGGGTATCGTGTTGCAGGATTAAAGGGTGTGGAACCCCAGTGGTGCTCCTGGGATTTGCCTGTGCTGTACACCTATATTCAAGACGCCTACTGGAATGTGGGCTTTCTCAGGTACTTTGAGCTCAAACAGATCCCCAACTTCCTTTTGGCTGCACCCACTATTGTGCTGGGCTCTTGGGCAGCCTGGAGGTACATCCGTGCAAATCCCTGGCACTGCCTCGTGCTTGGCCTGCTGAGAAGAAAGGCTGGAGGAGTGAAGAGAGAAGACTCTGGCAAGCCGGCTGCTGGATTCTGCTCTCCAGGTGTATTGGTTTACCTCGTCCATGCCATGGCTCTCTTGATatttgggaccttttgcatgcacgTTCAG GACACCACTACCACAGGGActgggctggtacctctggtATCTACCACTACCATGAGATGGCCTGCCACTGTGCAGTACGCTTGTGCTCCCTTGGGACCAACAGGGTCTTCGGttcccactgcaccactgccCATGCCAGCGCCAGCAGAGAAGCTTAAAAAGAGGAAACATCTTCAGATGGACATAGATccacctaaaaagaaaaagaagttggCTATTTTGGTCCCGCTTCCTGGAACCCAGTGGAACATCCTTTGGAGCAATCCTCAGGGCATAACTTCCGAGGATCTCGAAGAAACCACCGGTGTCAATGAGTTCTGTCCTCATACAGGCCTCTCCAATTTGAAGGGAACCCATGCTGATACCGACCCCGAGGTTGCAACTGACCCCACGGATACCAACGTGCTCCAATAG